The following coding sequences lie in one Gammaproteobacteria bacterium genomic window:
- a CDS encoding DUF3302 domain-containing protein — MLDYIALGILIFTATSLLFGAIAILNIPYKIAVDRNHPHQDAIHHAGWVSLFTLHAIWPLLWIWAAAYRGDLSPRLSQINEDTAINDKAATEESDIDADIGQLDADITDSVSLLGHKFEVLDDRIERIENAIMAASNAA; from the coding sequence ATGCTCGATTACATTGCGCTTGGGATTCTGATTTTTACCGCGACCAGCTTGCTGTTTGGCGCCATCGCGATACTCAATATCCCCTATAAGATAGCTGTTGACCGTAATCATCCCCACCAGGATGCAATCCATCATGCGGGATGGGTTAGCCTGTTTACACTGCACGCAATCTGGCCGCTGTTGTGGATCTGGGCCGCGGCTTACCGCGGAGACCTGAGTCCAAGACTAAGCCAGATCAATGAAGACACCGCGATCAACGACAAGGCGGCTACGGAAGAGAGCGATATCGATGCCGATATCGGACAGCTGGATGCAGACATTACCGATTCAGTTTCTTTACTGGGCCACAAGTTCGAAGTACTCGATGACAGGATCGAGCGCATCGAAAATGCAATCATGGCGGCAAGCAACGCGGCATAA
- a CDS encoding DUF2784 family protein, with product MTAAHRYYLLALNLVLHGLHLVLILFSLVGWMFCETRLLNLIALLLILFSWYGLGPLLGKGNAWGYCVITDIQWRIRRELGLESRSGGYVKYLADNLLGGDFDETQLDIISVAIIFSCFFASVATNLLYGSCPVVAG from the coding sequence ATGACAGCCGCGCACAGATACTATCTTCTGGCTCTTAACCTGGTATTGCATGGATTACACCTGGTTCTCATCCTGTTTAGCCTGGTGGGGTGGATGTTCTGCGAGACCCGGCTACTGAACCTGATCGCACTGCTGCTGATCCTGTTTTCGTGGTATGGGCTGGGACCGCTGCTAGGGAAGGGTAACGCCTGGGGTTACTGCGTTATCACCGATATCCAGTGGCGGATTCGCAGAGAACTGGGTCTGGAAAGCCGCAGCGGGGGCTACGTCAAATACCTGGCTGACAACCTGCTTGGCGGAGATTTCGATGAAACGCAGCTTGATATAATAAGTGTCGCGATCATTTTTTCCTGTTTTTTCGCCTCGGTAGCCACTAACTTGTTGTACGGAAGTTGTCCGGTTGTTGCCGGTTAA